A window of Candidatus Eremiobacteraceae bacterium genomic DNA:
CGACCTGGTCCACGACGCTGCCCAAGCCGCCGCCGTGGATGTTGACCGAGACCTGCTTCGCATCGGCGCTCGGCACGAGCGTCACGTCGAACGTGAAATTGCCGCGCACCGGGCCAACGCCTACTTTCACCACCGAGGTGAAATGCGTCGCGTCTTTGACGTCGGTCGATACGATATCGGGCAGACAGGAGGCGACCTTGGCCGGCGTGGTCATGAACGCCCACGTGTCGGCGAACGACGCCGGGATCTTCTCTTGACCTTCGTAATGGACTTTCATGCTATCCCTTGATTCCTTTTTCGCGCAAGATCTTCCAAATCTTCTCGCGCGTGAGCGGGATATCCATGTGGCGCACGCCGAGCGGCGAGAGCGCGTCGACCACGGCGTTGGCGAACGCAGCCGGCGAACCGACGTTGGGCGATTCGCCCACGCC
This region includes:
- a CDS encoding carbon monoxide dehydrogenase subunit G; this encodes MKVHYEGQEKIPASFADTWAFMTTPAKVASCLPDIVSTDVKDATHFTSVVKVGVGPVRGNFTFDVTLVPSADAKQVSVNIHGGGLGSVVDQVAVATMKDNGDTTTTLDWSCDATINGPVATIGGRILDAQAKRIIEYVFTQVRTNLTGTAGAAGTA